One window from the genome of Nicotiana tomentosiformis chromosome 5, ASM39032v3, whole genome shotgun sequence encodes:
- the LOC138892183 gene encoding uncharacterized protein, producing MSLDLDAHKLLVMGDSDLLIRQPQGEWETQDIKIIPYRQCVKDLSKRFKTIEFRYIPRFHNELAGALATLASMLPYPGNTHIDPLEIQVQNQHDYCNTIEIEPDGEPWYHDIKRFLKTREYPEHAKGDKKRTIRQLADSFFLNGEILYKRTPDLNLLRCIDSIEVERIMSEVHLRIHGDLIHSHPSELHPMPSPWNFISWGIDVIGKIEPNASNGHRFILVAIDYFTKWVEEVTFIAVTKKVVVDFVHSNTISHFGIPKTIITDNATNLNSHLMMEVCEQFKIVHLYSTPYRPKANGAIEAANKNIKKILRKMIQGSRQ from the exons ATGTCCCTCGATCTGGATGCGCAtaaactattggttatgggagattctgacttgcttatccggcaacCCCAAGGAGAATGGGAGACTCAAGACATCAAgattattccatacagacaatgtgtgaAAGACCTAAGCAAACGATTCAAgaccatcgagttcaggtacattcctagGTTTCATAATGAGCTAGCTGGTGCCTTGGCCACCTTAGcttcgatgctcccttatccgggcAACACTCATATtgatccactagaaatccaagttcaGAATCAACACGATTACTGCAATACTATTGAgatagaaccagatggtgaaccatggtatcatgacattaaacgattcctgaaaacaagggaatacccagagcatgccaagggagataaaaaaagaactataaggcagCTTGCCGATAGTTTCTTCttgaatggggaaattttgtacaaaaggaccccagatttgaacttgttgagatgcatAGATTCCATAGAAGTTGaacggatcatgagtgaagtgcatttgAGG ATTCATGGCGACTTGATTCACTCGCATCCGTCAGAGTTGCATCCCATGCCTTCTCCTTGGAATTTCATTTCTTGGGGAATTGATGTTATTGGGAAAATTGAGCCGaatgcttcaaatgggcatagatttatTTTGGTcgccattgattacttcaccaagtgggtggaggaAGTTACTTTCATAGCAGTCACCAAAAAAGttgtggtagactttgttcattccaacaccATCAGTCACTTTGGTATCCCGaagaccattatcactgacaacgcaaccaatctaaatagtcatctgatgatggaggtatgcgagcaatttaaaattgtgcatctctattctaccccttaccgaccaaaagccaatggagccaTTGAAGCggcaaacaagaacatcaagaagattctcaggaagatgatccaagggtctagGCAATga